The window AGAGCGGGGCCTGGAGTCGCTTCGGGACATTCTGCAAATGTACGCCGCGCATGATCTTTCCCACATCGACCAGCTGACGCGCTATCTCGAAGCTGCGCAAGAGGACTGAGTCGTCCACGAGGGCGCCCCGCTCGATCTTGCCCCCGCGCGCGAACTCGCCGACAATCTGATGAACCCAAGCCGACGCCCCGGCCACCGGCAAACCGGGGCGGCTTTCTTTCACCCAAGGCACGACATTGACCCGGCAATCTCAGCACACCGCGCCGCGCGAGACCGCCGCCGGATCCGCGGCACTCGAGTCGTCGCATTCCAGAGACGCAGCGGTCGGTGTCCTTTACGGCGCCGCCAGCTATGCGTGGTGGGGGCTGGTCCCCATCTACTTCAAGGCCGTTGCTCATGTGCCCGCCTTGGAGGTGCTTGCCTTTCGCGTCATGGGCGCCGTGGTGCTGCTGGGTCTGCTCATGGCCGCCTACCGCCGCTGGCCCGAGGTTCGCGGGCTGCTCATGCATCGTCGCACGATGCTCGCGCTCTTCGCCACGACCGTCCTGATTGCCACCAATTGGTTGACGTTCATCTGGTCGGTGGCTCACAACGTGGTCATGCAGGCCAGTCTCGGGTACTTCATCAACCCGCTGGTCAACGTGCTGCTGGGATTCGTTTTCCTGGGAGAGAGGCTGCGCCGGTGGCAGACGGTCAGCGTGATCCTGGCGACAGCCGGCGTGTCCTATCTGACGTGGGCGCACGGGGGGCCCCCGGGAATCGCCCTGATTCTCGCCTTCAGCTTCGGTCTTTACGGGCTCCTGCGCAAGACCGTCCGGGTCGATGCGCTCGTCGGGCTGACCGTGGAGACCTGCCTGCTCACACCGATCGCTTTGGGCTATCTGGCGGCGGTGGCCTGGTCGGGAACGATGGCCTTCGGGCACGAGGGCACCGGCACTGATATACTCCTTCTTTCCGCCGGAATCATCACCGCGGTGCCGCTCCTGTGGTTTACCAATGCGGCCCGCCGGCTACGCCTGGCCACGATCGGGTTCCTCCAGTACATCGCGCCAACCATGCAATTCCTGCTGGCGGTTCTGGCGTTCGGCGAGCCTTTCACGCACGATCAACTCATCAGCTTCGCACTGATCTGGAGCGCGCTCGCTATCTACTCGGCCGACACGCTGGCCTGGTCGCGTAAACTCAGCCGCCTGCGAAAATCGGCGACATGACGAATTCCGACATCCGGACTTGAACGGTTCCCCCTTTCCAGCGCAATCCGCGCCACGTGCCGACGAATCCACACGCCGGCCACTTTTCGCGGATGGGTTATGTCACTACGCTCCAACGCTGTTGATGTTGGGTTACTACGTTTTTTGGCTCGGAGTACTCACCATGCGTATTGCTCTGCTCATCGTCTCTGTGTTCCTGGCTTCTGCGTTTACGCCGGCGAGGGCGGGAGATACACACCCGTTCTCCGTTCATGACATGGTCGCCATGCAGCGGATTTCCGATCACCAGGTCTCTCCCGACGGTCGCCACGTCGCGTTCGTGCTCCGCACGACCGACCTCGAAGCCAACCGAGGCCGGCCCGACATCTGGCTGGTGGACGTGGATGGGACCAATCTCCGGCAACTCACCACCGATCCCGAAAGTGACTGGAACCCGCGCTGGTCTCCGGACGGCGCGGACATCTATTTCCTTTCGACCCGATCGGGTTCGGCCCAAGTCCACCGGATTCCTCTGGCGGGTGGTGAAGCGCGACAGATCACCAGTCTTCCGCTCGATGTGGGGATGGTCGCCGCATCACCCAACGGAAACCAACTGGCTATTTCTCTCGATGTCTACCCGGGGTTGTCCGTCAAGGAAACCGTCGCGCGACGCGACGAGATTACCTCGCGCAAGGCCACGGGGCGCGTCTACGATCAACTCTTCATTCGTCACTGGGACGAATGGAAGGATGGCCGTCGTTCGCATGTCTTCGTCATTCCCACTGACGGCAGCGGCGAACCGATGGACATCATGAAAGACATGAACGCCGACTGCCCGACCAAACCCTTCGGCGGCCCGGAGGACATGACCTTCACACCCGACGGCAAGTCGGTCGTTTTTTCCGCCCGCGACGTCGGCCGCACGGAGGCTTGGTCCACGGATTTCGACCTGTACGTCGCTCCGATCGACGGCTCGGCCGCGCCGCGCTGTCTCACCACTGATAACGAAGCCGTCGACACACAACCCGTGTTCTCTCCCGACGGCAAGACACTCGCTTACCTCGCCATGACGCGTCCGGGCTATGAAGCCGATCGCTTGCGTATCGTCCTGATGTCCTGGCCAGACGGTGCGAAACGCACGCTCACGGAGGACTGGGACCATTCTCCGCGATCGATCGCCTGGTCATCCGACAGCAAGGACATCTATGCCACCGCCGACCACCTCGGTCAGCATGCCCTGTTTGCCATCGATGCAAAGACGGGCGCTGCCCGCACGATCGTCGGGGAAGGCTCCGTCTACGGCGTCGCCTCCGCCGGGGATCGCATCGTATACGGGTTGCATCACTTGCGCTCGCCGGTGGAGCTGTACACCGTCCGCGGTGACGGCTCGGGCGTGAAGAAAATTACGGACATCAATGCGGAGCGGCTCGCGGCAGCGCGCATGGGCGAGCCGGAGCAGTTCACGTTCAAGGGCTGGAACGACGAGACCGTCTACGCCTACATCGTAAAGCCGGTGGACTTCGATCCCGGCCGGAAGTACCCGGTCGCCTTTCTGATTCACGGCGGACCGCAGGGATCATTCGGCAACGACTTCCACTATCGTTGGAACCCGCAGGCCTACGCCGGGGCCGGGTACGCCGCCGTCATGGTCGACTTCCACGGCTCGACCGGGTACGGCCAGGCCTTCTGCGACTCCATTCGCGGTGACTGGGGTGGCAAGCCGCTCGTTGATCTTCAAAAGGGCCTCGATGCGGCGCTGAAGAAGTACAATTGGATGGACGCCGATCGCGTTTCGGCGCTAGGCGCATCGTATGGCGGCTACATGATCAACTGGATCGCAGGCAACTGGCCGGATCGCTTCCGCTGCCTCGTCAGCCACGACGGCAATCTCGACGAGCGATTCGCCTACTACGACACTGAAGAGCTATGGTTCCCCGAGTGGGACCACATGGGCACCCCTTGGGACAATCCGGAGGGCTATAAGAAGCATAACCCGATCAACTTCGTCAAGAACTGGCAGACGCCCATGCTGGTCATTCACGGCGCCCGGGATTTCCGCGTGGTCGAGACGCAGGGCACGGCCACGTTCACGGCCCTCCAGCGCCGCGGCATCCCCAGCAAGTTCCTCTACTTCCCCGACGAAAACCACTGGGTCCTCAAACCGGCCAACAGCATCCTCTGGCACGAGACGGTGCTGGGCTGGCTGGATGAATGGACGAAGAAATAGGCGGAAGCGCGGCCGAGTCCGGAACAGCAACTTGTCCTTCCGCGCGTTCTGCGGCTAAACTGCCTGCGCTGGAAATGCGCAGCCACTTCAACCAAAGGCCGGAGACATGTCGTGTCAACGCAACACCCACGGGACGAGACCCAATCCCTGCGCCCCGACATTGCTTCAGCAGATGCAACGCTGAGCCTTCCTCAGGGGAACAGTCTCCCCAGCGCGCTCCCCGCGCAGATTGGCCAGTACCGCATCGTCCGGGCGATCGCCTCGGGCGGGATGGGCACGGTCTACGAGGCCGAGCAGCAGAGCCCCAAGCGGACCGTGGCCCTCAAGGTCATCCGTCACGGGCTGACCACGCCCGCATTGTTGCGACGTTTCGAGCTCGAATCGCAGGTCCTTGGGCGTTTGCAGCATCCCGGCATCGCCCAGATCTACGAGGCCGGATTCGCGGAGACCGAGTCCGGCACGCAGCCGTTTTTCGCCATGGAGTACGTTCGCGGGGAAGACCTGCGGAAGTACGTCAACCGCACCAACCTCAGCACTCGCCAGCGGCTCGACCTCATCGCCCGCATCTGCGACGCCGTCCACCACGCGCACCAGAAGGGCGTGATCCACCGCGATCTCAAGCCCGGCAACATCCTCGTGGATGCTTCAGGGCAGCCGAAGATCCTCGACTTCGGCGTGGCTCGGGCCACCGACTCGGACATGCAGGTCACGACCATGCAGACCGATGTCGGGCAGCTCATCGGCACAATTCAATACATGTCCCCCGAGCAGGTCGCGGCCGATCCCAACCAGCTCGACACCCGCAGCGACGTCTACTCGCTCGGCGTGATCGCCTTCGAGATCCTCACCGGCCGGCCGCCGTATGACCTCAAGAACAAGATGATCCACGAGGCGGCACGGATCATCCGCGAGGAAGAACTGACCCGCCTGAGCACCTTCAACCGCACGCTGCGCGGCGACGTCGAGACCATCGTCGGCAGGGCTCTCGAAAAGGAGAAGGAACGCCGCTACCCCTCGGCCGCGGGCCTGGCGGAAGACATCCGCCGCTACCTCGCCGATGAACCCATCCTCGCGAGGCCGCCCAGCGCCATCTACCAGCTCCAGAAATTCGCCAAGCGGAACAAAGCTCTGGCGACCGGTCTGGCCATCGCCATGGCCGCCCTGCTGGTGGGCATGTTTACGAGCACCGCACTCTACCTCCGCGCCGAGAACGCCCGCCGAAGCGAGCAGGAACAGCGCGAACGCGCTGAGAAAACGGCCAAGGAGCTCGAGGTAGTCACCGAGTTTCAACAGTCCATGCTGACCGGCATCGACGCCGAAGCGATGGGTCGCCGGATCGTCAATGCCCAGCGTGCCGAGATTCGCACGTCGATGGAAAATGAGCGCGCCGATGCGGCACAAATCGAAGCGGCCCTCGCTTCGTTTGACAAGTCTGTCAAAGGGATGAACGCAACAGACTTGGCCCTGAAGGTTGTAGATGAGAACGTTCTGGCCCGGGCAGTGGAAACCATCGACGAACAGTTCGCCGAACAGCCGATTACCCGTGCCTCCCTGCAACAAGTGGTCGCGGATACCTATCAGTTTCTCGGCCTTCATGATCCCGCCATACCCTTACAGGAGGCAGCCCTGCACACCCGTCGACGGGAGCTTGGCGACCGTCATCCGGACACGCTGACCTCGGTCAGCGCCTTGGGCGCCCTGCTCAAAGCGATGGGCAAACTTGACGAAGCCGAGACGTATCACCGGGAGGCGATGGTAGGCCGGCGCCGGACACTCGGCGAAGGCCATCCTAGCACGATCACTTCCATAACAAATATGGGCTCTCTGCTAAGCCAGATGGGCAAGTACTCGGAAGCTGAGCCGTACTACAAGGAGGCCCTGGAGGCTAGCCGCCATGTGCTGGGCAACGATCATCCAAGGACGCTTCTTTCGATCAACAACATGGGAAGCCTCCTGTTTCGTATGGGCAAGTACACTGAGGCCGAGCCGCTCTTGCGCGAAGCTGTTGAAGGAAGGCGCCGCGTACTGGGCAACGACCACCCACACACCATGATTTCGATCAACAACCTGGGTGGGCTACTCGCCAGGATGGGCAAGTTCGCCGAGGCCGAACCATACTTGCAGGAGACACTCGATGGCAGCCGCCGGGAGCTTGGCGACTATCACCCGAGCACACTGACTCTGGTCAATAATATGGGCTTCCTTTTCAAGAGGATGGGGCGGCTCGCCGATGCGGAGCTCTATTTCCGCAAGGCGCTGGAAGGCCGCCGACAGACCCTTGGCGATGCCCATCCAAGTACGCTTAACACGGTTAACAACATGGGCGCCCTGCTCAGCCAAATGGGCAAGGACAGTCAGGCCGAGCCGTACTACCGCGAGGCGCTGGACGGGTTTCGCCGTGTGCTTGGTGATGACCATCCGCAGACGCTGGAATCGACCACCAGCATGGCTACCTGGCTCACTAAAATGACCCGGTTTGCCGAGGCAGAGCCCCTCCTCCGCGAGGCGCTAAACCACTGCCGCCGGAAGTATGGAGACGACAACCCCCGCACGACAGAGGTCGTCAACCACTTAATCATGCTCTACGACGCCTGGCACGCCGCCGAGCCGGACCAAGGCTACGACGCCGAGGCCGCCGAGTGGCGGGCCAAACTGGAAGAGGTGGAAGCGAGTACAGACTCCGAATCAACTGAGGAGCCGTAACGTAGTCTCCGCGCCAGCGGATCAGCTTTGACGAAATGGCCGACCCCGCTACGGCGTCTGCCCGTACCTCTTGCGGAGCACGTCGCGCAGGCGGGCGGCTTCCTCGAAGTGTTCCATATCCAGCGCCTGGCGCAGGGCGCGCCGCGTCGCCAGCAGGGAATCTTCGGGAATCTGGTCGGCCAGTTCCTTGACGAGGTTGCGCAGCATGCGCAGTTCCTCGCTCTTGCGCATCGCCTCGTCGTCGCCGCGCTCTTCGTAATGGGCCTGGATGTTGAGGATACCGCGTTTGACGTGGGCGAGAGCGCTGGTCGGCTCGCCTTCCTGGAGGGCCTGATAGGCCTGAGCCCGGGCATTCATCATCATCACATAAGGCCGGTACCGTTCGAGGCACTCGCGGTCGTCGCGTTCCGCCCCGTAGTCCCGGCAGAGGTCGAATATGCACAGCGTATGCGCCGTGTCGCGGGCCACGGACTCGAACTCCTCGAGCACGAACAGCGCCACGTAGCGCCGGTAATAGACCGACGCCTCGTCGCGCAGGGCGCGACACTCGCGCGTGGACAATTCAAACTCACCCTGCCCATTGCCGTTGCCGTTTTCGCTCTCCTTGGGAAGTCGCCGCAGGTGGTAATCCACCAGCGACGGACAACCGTGGGGACGAACGCCGTCCGGCCGGCCCTCCGCCTCCATCTGGAGGACGCCGAGCTCGACGCGCATCTGGATGCGAATCTCCCCGTCCGCGCCGAGGATCTTCCGCACGGAGATCTGGTCCGGGTCGTAGGGCCATTCGCGCAGCGTGGTTTTCAGGTCGACGTACGACATAGCATCGGGCCATTGGGGGGAATTCGAAGCTCGGACCCTGGGGCAGGCCGTCGCTCCTTACCCGATGGAGTTTACGATTCCGATGCGCTCGCTCGTCGCCGGGGAGTTCCCGCAGACCGCGCGGATTCGACCCCGATAATCACGCCGCGCGAATCGCTCCGCGGGTGGTCGTATGCGCAGCGTTCGCGCCGTCCGATAACGCGATTGGTGGTCCGTGGATTGGCGGTGGTGTGGTGAGAGACAAGAGGCGGGGGGCGGCGCTGTTCGGTCGCCATGAATCCGGCGTGTTAGCCGAGGACGTTCAGCAGTTTCTCGGCGGTGCCGTTGATGCGCTCCGGTGTTTCGTAGGTGCCGGCCTGGATGGACTCGCGAATGGCGTTGACCCGCGCCTGCCGGAAAGTGGACTTGTCGAGCGATTCGGCAAGCTCGCGTCCGGCACTGGAGATTTCGACGCGATCACCGGACGCTTCGGATGGCGAAGCGGTTCCGCGGGCTTCCGGCGGCAAGTGCCGCATGGGATACGTCGGCGGAGGAAGGAAGCTCAAACTGTTGCTCACGATCTCGTACATGGCTCCGGTCCTTAGATTCTCACAACGATGACGCTGTCCGGTAATTCAGCCCCGACCGCCCCTTCATTGCTTGCCTGCGCGCGAAAAAAGCGAGCGGTCGAATCCGCCCCCCGTGGTTCATCCTCCGTGAATCGTGGGGTGGTTTAACGGCTGACAGCACTGGCAAGCCGCCCGATCCTCCGGCAGAGTGCCAAGCCTTGAAGTTATCAGTCGTAGTATCGTCCCGGTGGTGTTCGGCGCTTGAAGGATTATGCCTCCGCCCGACAAAAACTCACAGCACCCACAAGATGTACGAGAAGGGTAACAATTGCTTCACAATATCTCGCGTCATATCTGACGGACCTCTGACATTCGAAGCCTGTCAGAAAACCAACACTCAAATAAATGAAGCGTAATTAGGGCCGATAATAACCGCCGTTTCCGCGCTGGGAGTGCCGACGACTTCCGGCGCGCATACGGTTGAGGACGGCCGGTAACGCGCGCCGTTCGCTTCGAAACCGCACACCATCATTGGCTGGCATCATCGGCCTGGAGTGTCACTTTGGTTGTTTCCGAGCGCCCGTCGCGAACGTAGGTAACGGTCACTTCGTCACCGATCTCGTGGCGCTCCAGCGCGTCATACAGATCGTCCATCGTGCGGATGACCCGGTCATCGATCTTGGTGATGACATCACCGAGTTGAGCGATGCGGCCGCGCCGGTTGACGACGGTTCCGCGCAATCCGGCCTTGTCGGCCGCGGAACCCTTGGGAACGCTGGCGACGAACGGCCCCGGAAGGTCGAGTCGCCGGGAAAGCCAGTCGCCGGCGAGCTCCACGCCCAAGGCCGGTCGGATCACCCGGCCGTAACGGATCAACTGCGGAACAATACGATTGACCGTATCCACCGGGACCGCAAATCCCACTCCGGCGCTCGCGCCCGACGGACTGGCGATCTGCGTATTCACGCCGATCAGGCGCCCGTGGCTGTCCAGCAGCGGCCCGCCGGAATTGCCGGGATTGATGGCCGCGTCCGTCTGAATCACGTCGTGGATCTTTCGACCCTCGAGAATCATCGAATCGATTTCGCGGTTCAGCGCGCTGACGATGCCCGTGGTCAGCGTCTGGTCCCACCCGAACGGATTGCCAATGGCGAAGACCTTCTGGCCAACCTGCAAGTCGTTCGACATTCCCACCTTGATGGGCGTCA is drawn from Phycisphaerae bacterium and contains these coding sequences:
- the rarD gene encoding EamA family transporter RarD — translated: MTRQSQHTAPRETAAGSAALESSHSRDAAVGVLYGAASYAWWGLVPIYFKAVAHVPALEVLAFRVMGAVVLLGLLMAAYRRWPEVRGLLMHRRTMLALFATTVLIATNWLTFIWSVAHNVVMQASLGYFINPLVNVLLGFVFLGERLRRWQTVSVILATAGVSYLTWAHGGPPGIALILAFSFGLYGLLRKTVRVDALVGLTVETCLLTPIALGYLAAVAWSGTMAFGHEGTGTDILLLSAGIITAVPLLWFTNAARRLRLATIGFLQYIAPTMQFLLAVLAFGEPFTHDQLISFALIWSALAIYSADTLAWSRKLSRLRKSAT
- a CDS encoding S9 family peptidase, giving the protein MRIALLIVSVFLASAFTPARAGDTHPFSVHDMVAMQRISDHQVSPDGRHVAFVLRTTDLEANRGRPDIWLVDVDGTNLRQLTTDPESDWNPRWSPDGADIYFLSTRSGSAQVHRIPLAGGEARQITSLPLDVGMVAASPNGNQLAISLDVYPGLSVKETVARRDEITSRKATGRVYDQLFIRHWDEWKDGRRSHVFVIPTDGSGEPMDIMKDMNADCPTKPFGGPEDMTFTPDGKSVVFSARDVGRTEAWSTDFDLYVAPIDGSAAPRCLTTDNEAVDTQPVFSPDGKTLAYLAMTRPGYEADRLRIVLMSWPDGAKRTLTEDWDHSPRSIAWSSDSKDIYATADHLGQHALFAIDAKTGAARTIVGEGSVYGVASAGDRIVYGLHHLRSPVELYTVRGDGSGVKKITDINAERLAAARMGEPEQFTFKGWNDETVYAYIVKPVDFDPGRKYPVAFLIHGGPQGSFGNDFHYRWNPQAYAGAGYAAVMVDFHGSTGYGQAFCDSIRGDWGGKPLVDLQKGLDAALKKYNWMDADRVSALGASYGGYMINWIAGNWPDRFRCLVSHDGNLDERFAYYDTEELWFPEWDHMGTPWDNPEGYKKHNPINFVKNWQTPMLVIHGARDFRVVETQGTATFTALQRRGIPSKFLYFPDENHWVLKPANSILWHETVLGWLDEWTKK
- a CDS encoding serine/threonine protein kinase, producing the protein MSTQHPRDETQSLRPDIASADATLSLPQGNSLPSALPAQIGQYRIVRAIASGGMGTVYEAEQQSPKRTVALKVIRHGLTTPALLRRFELESQVLGRLQHPGIAQIYEAGFAETESGTQPFFAMEYVRGEDLRKYVNRTNLSTRQRLDLIARICDAVHHAHQKGVIHRDLKPGNILVDASGQPKILDFGVARATDSDMQVTTMQTDVGQLIGTIQYMSPEQVAADPNQLDTRSDVYSLGVIAFEILTGRPPYDLKNKMIHEAARIIREEELTRLSTFNRTLRGDVETIVGRALEKEKERRYPSAAGLAEDIRRYLADEPILARPPSAIYQLQKFAKRNKALATGLAIAMAALLVGMFTSTALYLRAENARRSEQEQRERAEKTAKELEVVTEFQQSMLTGIDAEAMGRRIVNAQRAEIRTSMENERADAAQIEAALASFDKSVKGMNATDLALKVVDENVLARAVETIDEQFAEQPITRASLQQVVADTYQFLGLHDPAIPLQEAALHTRRRELGDRHPDTLTSVSALGALLKAMGKLDEAETYHREAMVGRRRTLGEGHPSTITSITNMGSLLSQMGKYSEAEPYYKEALEASRHVLGNDHPRTLLSINNMGSLLFRMGKYTEAEPLLREAVEGRRRVLGNDHPHTMISINNLGGLLARMGKFAEAEPYLQETLDGSRRELGDYHPSTLTLVNNMGFLFKRMGRLADAELYFRKALEGRRQTLGDAHPSTLNTVNNMGALLSQMGKDSQAEPYYREALDGFRRVLGDDHPQTLESTTSMATWLTKMTRFAEAEPLLREALNHCRRKYGDDNPRTTEVVNHLIMLYDAWHAAEPDQGYDAEAAEWRAKLEEVEASTDSESTEEP
- a CDS encoding flagellar biosynthesis anti-sigma factor FlgM, which codes for MYEIVSNSLSFLPPPTYPMRHLPPEARGTASPSEASGDRVEISSAGRELAESLDKSTFRQARVNAIRESIQAGTYETPERINGTAEKLLNVLG
- a CDS encoding trypsin-like peptidase domain-containing protein, whose amino-acid sequence is MIGVWVLVFLAAWSVLGQLRGSRVHSATAEPRPIAPRGDLFPEEQANINLFREASPSVVYISNIDYVRPMFSFDVFRIPQGTGSGFIWDENGYVVTNFHVIAGAEELEVRLADQSTWSAKVVGFERDKDIAVVKIDAPGEKLTPIKVGMSNDLQVGQKVFAIGNPFGWDQTLTTGIVSALNREIDSMILEGRKIHDVIQTDAAINPGNSGGPLLDSHGRLIGVNTQIASPSGASAGVGFAVPVDTVNRIVPQLIRYGRVIRPALGVELAGDWLSRRLDLPGPFVASVPKGSAADKAGLRGTVVNRRGRIAQLGDVITKIDDRVIRTMDDLYDALERHEIGDEVTVTYVRDGRSETTKVTLQADDASQ